A section of the Lepidochelys kempii isolate rLepKem1 chromosome 4, rLepKem1.hap2, whole genome shotgun sequence genome encodes:
- the CDKL2 gene encoding cyclin-dependent kinase-like 2 isoform X2, with the protein MEKYETLGLVGEGSYGMVMKCRNKDNGRIVAIKKFLESEDDKMVKKIAMREIKLLKIIHRDIKPENILVSQSGVVKLCDFGFARVLAAPGEAYTDYVATRWYRAPELLVGDTKYGKAVDVWAIGCLVTEMLTGEPLFPGDSDIDQLYHIMKCLGNLTPRHQELFYKNPLFAGVRLPEVKEVEPLERRYPKLSAAVLDLTKKCLQIDPDKRPSCTDLLQCDFFNKDGFAERFAQELRLKIQKDARDHPLPKKSKISKKDKDDSLGEERKMLDIQDFNIDPKIKDAKLFKVKLSKAEVEKADRSSNMSCLYDSGTSQFKTVPPTSMKDSSSSLDYIKNPGMVIPPIIPNLATITPNISVNSGKGTIPGTHNYRVDEKTKKYLTPFIKQGKHSPAGHYNVSLGTSVTNEKNVLQANKKRWEFSKTDVRLPELNYNHLPELKGADARNSRFVKKENKTVSESRIPSLATIDLHNPSLALQQISGTSLPDASEASFPRVER; encoded by the exons atggaaaaatatgagACACTTGGGCTAGTCGGAGAAGGAAGCTACGGAATGGTAATGAAGTGtagaaataaagacaatggaagAATAGTCGCCatcaagaagtttttggaaagtgaggatgataaaatggttaaaaaaattgCCATGCGAGAAATCAAGCTACTCAAG ATAATACACAGAGACATTAAACCGGAAAATATATTGGTCTCCCAATCAGGAGTTGTAAAACTCTGTGATTTTGGATTCGCTCGTGTCCTGGCAGCCCCTGGTGAAGCTTACACTGACTATGTGGCGACACGATGGTACAGAGCTCCGGAACTGTTGGTTGGCGATACCAAGTATGGCAA GGCTGTGGATGTGTGGGCCATTGGCTGTCTGGTCACAGAAATGCTAACAGGAGAGCCCCTGTTTCCTGGGGACTCGGACATTGACCAGCTGTACCATATCATGAAATGTCTGG GCAACTTAACTCCACGGCATCAAGAGCTGTTCTATAAAAATCCACTCTTTGCTGGAGTGAGGTTGCCAGAGGTCAAGGAGGTCGAACCTCTTGAAAGACGGTATCCCAAGCTCTCTGCTGCAGTGTTAGATTTAACAAAG AAATGCTTGCAGATCGATCCGGACAAAAGGCCATCCTGTACTGACCTACTGCAGTGCGATTTCTTTAACAAAGATGGATTTGCGGAAAG ATTTGCTCAGGAGCTTAGGTTAAAGATTCAGAAAGATGCCAGGGACCATCCTttgccaaaaaaatcaaaaattagCAAAAAGGACAAAGACGATTCTttaggagaagaaagaaaaatgctggatATCCAG GACTTCAACATTGATCCAAAGATCAAAGATGCTAAACTGTTCAAGGTGAAATTATCTAAAGCTGAGGTGGAGAAAGCGGACCGATCTTCCAATATGAGCTGCCTGTATGACAGCGGAACCAGTCAGTTCAAAACAGTCCCTCCGACAAGcatgaaagactccagcagcagcttggaTTACATAAAGAACCCAGGCATGGTTATTCCTCCCATTATCCCGAACCTTGCCACCATCACACCCAATATAAGTGTTAACTCTGGGAAGGGAACTATTCCTGGAACCCATAATTACAG aGTTGATGAGAAGACTAAAAAATACTTAACCCCTTTTATAAAGCAAGGGAAACATTCACCAGCAGGGCATTACAATGTCAGCTTGGGCACATCG GTCACAAATGAAAAGAACGTTCTCCAGGCAAACAAGAAAAGATGGGAATTCTCCAAGACAGATGTGCGTTTGCCTGAGCTAAACTATAACCATCTCCCTGAACTCAAAGGAGCGGACG CTCGAAATTCCAGATTTGTCAAAAAGGAGAACAAAACGGTCTCAGAGTCTCGCATTCCATCCCTTGCCACCATCGATCTTCACAACCCGAGCCTGGCTTTGCAACAG
- the CDKL2 gene encoding cyclin-dependent kinase-like 2 isoform X1, producing MEKYETLGLVGEGSYGMVMKCRNKDNGRIVAIKKFLESEDDKMVKKIAMREIKLLKQLRHENLVNLLEVCKKKKRWYLVFEFVDHTLLDDLELFPHGLDYNRVRKYLFQIIKGIGFCHSHNIIHRDIKPENILVSQSGVVKLCDFGFARVLAAPGEAYTDYVATRWYRAPELLVGDTKYGKAVDVWAIGCLVTEMLTGEPLFPGDSDIDQLYHIMKCLGNLTPRHQELFYKNPLFAGVRLPEVKEVEPLERRYPKLSAAVLDLTKKCLQIDPDKRPSCTDLLQCDFFNKDGFAERFAQELRLKIQKDARDHPLPKKSKISKKDKDDSLGEERKMLDIQDFNIDPKIKDAKLFKVKLSKAEVEKADRSSNMSCLYDSGTSQFKTVPPTSMKDSSSSLDYIKNPGMVIPPIIPNLATITPNISVNSGKGTIPGTHNYRVDEKTKKYLTPFIKQGKHSPAGHYNVSLGTSVTNEKNVLQANKKRWEFSKTDVRLPELNYNHLPELKGADARNSRFVKKENKTVSESRIPSLATIDLHNPSLALQQISGTSLPDASEASFPRVER from the exons atggaaaaatatgagACACTTGGGCTAGTCGGAGAAGGAAGCTACGGAATGGTAATGAAGTGtagaaataaagacaatggaagAATAGTCGCCatcaagaagtttttggaaagtgaggatgataaaatggttaaaaaaattgCCATGCGAGAAATCAAGCTACTCAAG CAACTTCGACATGAAAATCTGGTGAACCTGCTGGAAGTGTGTAAGAAGAAGAAACGATGGTATCTGGTGTTTGAATTTGTGGATCATACACTTCTCGACGACCTTGAGCTGTTTCCACATGGACTAGATTACAATAGAGTTCggaaatatttatttcagattATAAAAGGAATAGGATTTTGTCATAGTCACAAT ATAATACACAGAGACATTAAACCGGAAAATATATTGGTCTCCCAATCAGGAGTTGTAAAACTCTGTGATTTTGGATTCGCTCGTGTCCTGGCAGCCCCTGGTGAAGCTTACACTGACTATGTGGCGACACGATGGTACAGAGCTCCGGAACTGTTGGTTGGCGATACCAAGTATGGCAA GGCTGTGGATGTGTGGGCCATTGGCTGTCTGGTCACAGAAATGCTAACAGGAGAGCCCCTGTTTCCTGGGGACTCGGACATTGACCAGCTGTACCATATCATGAAATGTCTGG GCAACTTAACTCCACGGCATCAAGAGCTGTTCTATAAAAATCCACTCTTTGCTGGAGTGAGGTTGCCAGAGGTCAAGGAGGTCGAACCTCTTGAAAGACGGTATCCCAAGCTCTCTGCTGCAGTGTTAGATTTAACAAAG AAATGCTTGCAGATCGATCCGGACAAAAGGCCATCCTGTACTGACCTACTGCAGTGCGATTTCTTTAACAAAGATGGATTTGCGGAAAG ATTTGCTCAGGAGCTTAGGTTAAAGATTCAGAAAGATGCCAGGGACCATCCTttgccaaaaaaatcaaaaattagCAAAAAGGACAAAGACGATTCTttaggagaagaaagaaaaatgctggatATCCAG GACTTCAACATTGATCCAAAGATCAAAGATGCTAAACTGTTCAAGGTGAAATTATCTAAAGCTGAGGTGGAGAAAGCGGACCGATCTTCCAATATGAGCTGCCTGTATGACAGCGGAACCAGTCAGTTCAAAACAGTCCCTCCGACAAGcatgaaagactccagcagcagcttggaTTACATAAAGAACCCAGGCATGGTTATTCCTCCCATTATCCCGAACCTTGCCACCATCACACCCAATATAAGTGTTAACTCTGGGAAGGGAACTATTCCTGGAACCCATAATTACAG aGTTGATGAGAAGACTAAAAAATACTTAACCCCTTTTATAAAGCAAGGGAAACATTCACCAGCAGGGCATTACAATGTCAGCTTGGGCACATCG GTCACAAATGAAAAGAACGTTCTCCAGGCAAACAAGAAAAGATGGGAATTCTCCAAGACAGATGTGCGTTTGCCTGAGCTAAACTATAACCATCTCCCTGAACTCAAAGGAGCGGACG CTCGAAATTCCAGATTTGTCAAAAAGGAGAACAAAACGGTCTCAGAGTCTCGCATTCCATCCCTTGCCACCATCGATCTTCACAACCCGAGCCTGGCTTTGCAACAG